A DNA window from Acetobacter aceti NBRC 14818 contains the following coding sequences:
- a CDS encoding Hsp70 family protein: protein MKNGSSSPSVRLGIDFGTTNSVIVLRDEDGDTRTVRFPTPGGNTADTCRTLLALWQELTGGRRLTERAVGEEAVEAYLDDPTETRLIMSMKSYLAQASFRETQLFGQRVPLETLVASFLQELMKLAKLAPQDCAVTVGRPVRFVGDNADDDLGEARLRASLAEAGFPEISIMLEPEAAGWKFAHRLNHPATVLVGDFGGGTSDFSVLRFEPGTAQPTQALGYAGVGLAGDQFDTRIIDHVVAPFLGRDCTFRIMGGEPLPVPIEWYTSLARWHRLSLMRTPRILNEIAEVARTASQPERLMNLVELIREQNGQLLYNAVSAAKRTLSSEDSAVLRFSQKGLTIEETIQRADFERWIAPDLAQFGDAIDLAIERSNLTPDQIDRVFLTGGTSFVPAVRELFIQRFGADKVELGGEFVSVAEGLALANPLALAA, encoded by the coding sequence ATGAAAAACGGCTCCTCCTCTCCTTCTGTCCGGCTGGGCATCGATTTCGGCACAACGAACAGCGTCATCGTTCTACGAGACGAGGACGGCGACACGCGTACCGTGCGCTTTCCAACGCCGGGAGGAAACACGGCGGATACATGCCGCACGCTTCTGGCGCTGTGGCAGGAACTGACGGGCGGACGACGTCTGACCGAACGCGCCGTGGGAGAAGAGGCCGTTGAGGCGTATCTCGACGATCCGACCGAAACGCGGCTCATCATGTCGATGAAGTCCTATCTGGCGCAGGCCAGCTTCCGGGAGACCCAGCTTTTCGGTCAGCGGGTTCCGCTGGAAACGCTGGTCGCCTCCTTCCTGCAGGAACTGATGAAGCTGGCGAAACTGGCACCGCAGGATTGCGCCGTGACAGTCGGACGGCCGGTGCGTTTTGTCGGTGACAATGCCGATGACGATCTCGGCGAAGCCCGACTGCGCGCCAGTCTTGCCGAAGCCGGTTTCCCCGAGATTTCCATCATGCTCGAACCGGAAGCCGCCGGATGGAAGTTCGCCCATCGCCTCAATCATCCGGCGACAGTGCTGGTGGGAGACTTCGGCGGCGGCACGAGCGACTTCTCGGTTCTGCGGTTCGAGCCGGGAACGGCCCAGCCCACACAGGCGCTGGGTTATGCAGGCGTGGGGCTGGCCGGGGATCAGTTCGACACACGGATCATCGACCATGTGGTCGCACCGTTTCTGGGTCGCGACTGCACCTTCCGCATCATGGGCGGTGAGCCGCTTCCCGTGCCGATCGAGTGGTACACTTCCCTTGCCCGCTGGCATCGTCTCTCACTGATGCGGACTCCGCGCATTCTGAACGAGATTGCCGAAGTCGCTCGTACGGCCTCCCAGCCTGAACGACTGATGAACTTGGTCGAACTGATCCGCGAGCAGAACGGGCAGCTTCTTTATAATGCCGTCTCCGCCGCGAAGCGGACCCTGTCTTCCGAAGACAGCGCCGTGCTGCGCTTCTCGCAAAAGGGTCTCACAATCGAGGAGACAATCCAGCGCGCTGATTTCGAACGCTGGATCGCGCCCGATCTGGCACAGTTCGGAGACGCCATTGACCTTGCCATTGAGCGCTCGAACCTGACGCCGGATCAGATCGACCGTGTGTTCCTCACCGGCGGCACCTCGTTTGTGCCAGCCGTGCGGGAGCTGTTCATCCAGCGGTTTGGCGCGGACAAGGTTGAACTGGGTGGCGAATTCGTCTCCGTGGCGGAGGGGCTGGCGCTGGCCAACCCTCTCGCTCTGGCGGCCTGA
- a CDS encoding L-dopachrome tautomerase-related protein, translating into MNGVKLSLMKRLLLVTCLSLPLALATFSPSALAVPMPEKPEATAADLTPAVTSSSQIWESVIALPDGRLVLEAPRWLGNPNPQLSIATVGGMPAPYPDADWNATEGDPAKRFVALTSMTRAADGTLWLVDSGVPDREAKPEAPAKLIQIDPATGQVKRSFPVSADALRDGSILAGIAVHEQTAYVADSGVPGILVIDLESGVARRFLDHVEGLTAKRPIVTPSGEVKARDGRPLAIDATLVAISPDGQWLYVQSYCGPLYRIATRLFDDPDSTNTALQESATLWYKTRALGGLTVGPDGTLYWSDVTTGSIDSYTPGRIPHHLITDPRLKWPGGLSLSTTPSGNTLFVPAAQLDQAARFQNGQTTVQWPVTVYSFHVPEDATSDVLRK; encoded by the coding sequence ATGAACGGGGTGAAACTCTCGCTTATGAAACGGCTGCTTCTCGTCACCTGTCTGTCCCTGCCACTTGCGCTGGCGACATTCTCCCCGTCCGCGCTGGCGGTTCCCATGCCGGAAAAGCCGGAAGCGACGGCGGCTGATCTGACACCCGCCGTGACGTCGTCCTCCCAGATCTGGGAGTCCGTGATTGCTCTCCCCGATGGCAGGCTGGTGCTGGAAGCGCCGCGCTGGCTGGGTAATCCGAACCCGCAACTCAGCATCGCAACAGTCGGTGGCATGCCCGCGCCCTACCCTGATGCGGACTGGAATGCGACGGAAGGGGATCCGGCCAAACGGTTCGTGGCGCTGACCAGCATGACGCGGGCAGCTGATGGCACACTCTGGCTTGTCGATAGCGGCGTTCCGGATCGGGAGGCCAAGCCGGAAGCGCCTGCCAAGCTGATTCAGATCGATCCCGCCACAGGTCAGGTCAAACGCTCTTTCCCCGTTTCAGCCGATGCGCTGCGAGACGGCAGCATCTTGGCAGGCATCGCCGTGCATGAGCAGACGGCCTATGTCGCGGATTCGGGTGTGCCGGGGATTCTGGTCATCGACCTTGAGAGTGGTGTCGCCCGACGTTTTCTCGATCACGTCGAAGGGCTGACCGCCAAGCGTCCGATCGTCACCCCCTCGGGCGAGGTCAAGGCACGGGATGGGCGACCACTGGCCATTGACGCCACCCTTGTCGCCATCAGCCCGGATGGTCAGTGGCTGTATGTGCAGTCCTATTGTGGCCCGCTTTATCGCATCGCCACGCGCCTGTTCGACGATCCGGATTCGACGAACACCGCCTTACAGGAAAGCGCCACGCTCTGGTATAAAACCCGTGCGCTGGGCGGACTTACGGTCGGTCCGGATGGCACGCTGTACTGGTCGGACGTCACCACGGGCAGCATCGACAGCTACACGCCGGGACGGATTCCGCATCACCTGATCACCGATCCCCGTCTGAAATGGCCGGGCGGTTTGTCCCTGTCCACGACCCCGTCTGGCAACACGCTTTTCGTGCCAGCCGCGCAACTCGATCAGGCCGCACGCTTTCAGAATGGACAGACGACGGTGCAGTGGCCTGTGACCGTTTACAGCTTCCATGTTCCCGAAGACGCGACTTCTGACGTTCTTCGCAAATAG
- the thrC gene encoding threonine synthase: MKYVSTRGKAPVHSFSDILLAGLAEDGGLYMPESWPQFSADEWRAMRALPYPELAAKIIAPFTAGSIDHDTLLGFCKDAYSQFDHAAIVPLTQIEDGLYVQELFHGPTLAFKDMALQLLGRLFDHVLTERDERVTIVGATSGDTGSAAIEACRGRDRLTVVILHPEGRTSDVQRRQMTTVLDSNITNLALKGTFDDCQDMVKAMFADAPFRQDMKLSAVNSINWARIAAQIPYYVYSALALGAPDREVSFAVPTGNFGNVLAAWVAKQMGLPIKHLCVGSNRNDILTRFLNSNDMSARQVVPSLSPSMDIQVSSNFERLLFEFLGRDAEACARLMTGFRSTGKMDVPEKVWESIHTLFSGLALDDEETEAQIRSVHQNSQYLADPHTVIGITAGRKFREPGVPMVAMATAHPAKFPDAMRAATGITPALPPALADLFDREERFRVVDNALGTVEDAVRSAVLSNSH, translated from the coding sequence ATGAAATACGTCTCCACCCGTGGCAAGGCCCCGGTCCACTCCTTCTCCGATATCCTGCTAGCCGGGCTCGCCGAGGATGGCGGGCTTTACATGCCGGAATCATGGCCCCAGTTTTCCGCCGATGAGTGGCGCGCCATGCGGGCGCTCCCGTATCCTGAGCTGGCCGCGAAAATCATTGCGCCCTTCACCGCCGGGTCGATTGATCACGACACACTGCTGGGTTTCTGCAAGGACGCCTATTCGCAGTTCGATCACGCCGCCATCGTGCCGCTGACCCAGATCGAGGACGGCCTGTATGTGCAGGAACTGTTCCACGGTCCGACGCTGGCCTTCAAGGACATGGCGCTTCAGCTTCTCGGACGCCTGTTCGACCATGTTCTGACCGAGCGCGACGAGCGCGTCACCATTGTCGGCGCGACCTCCGGCGACACCGGCTCCGCTGCGATCGAGGCCTGCCGTGGCCGTGACCGTCTGACGGTTGTGATCCTGCATCCGGAAGGCCGCACCTCCGACGTGCAGCGCCGCCAGATGACGACGGTGCTGGACAGCAACATCACCAACCTCGCCCTCAAGGGCACGTTCGATGACTGTCAGGACATGGTGAAGGCGATGTTCGCCGATGCGCCGTTCCGTCAGGACATGAAGCTGTCTGCGGTCAACTCGATCAACTGGGCGCGTATCGCGGCGCAGATCCCCTACTATGTCTATTCCGCTCTCGCGCTTGGCGCACCGGATCGGGAGGTCTCGTTTGCCGTTCCCACAGGCAACTTCGGCAACGTGCTGGCGGCGTGGGTAGCGAAGCAGATGGGGCTCCCCATAAAGCATCTCTGCGTTGGCTCGAACCGCAACGATATCCTGACCCGCTTCCTCAACAGCAATGACATGTCGGCGCGTCAGGTTGTGCCCAGCCTGTCGCCGTCGATGGACATTCAGGTGTCGTCGAACTTCGAGCGCCTTCTGTTCGAGTTCCTTGGCCGTGACGCCGAAGCCTGCGCCAGACTGATGACCGGTTTCCGCTCGACCGGAAAGATGGATGTGCCGGAGAAGGTGTGGGAGTCGATTCACACGCTTTTCTCGGGTCTCGCCCTTGATGATGAAGAGACGGAAGCCCAGATTCGTTCCGTGCATCAGAACAGCCAGTATCTTGCTGACCCCCACACCGTCATCGGCATCACTGCCGGACGCAAGTTCCGTGAACCTGGTGTCCCGATGGTGGCCATGGCGACCGCACATCCGGCGAAGTTCCCGGATGCGATGCGGGCCGCCACAGGCATTACACCGGCGCTGCCTCCCGCACTTGCCGATCTGTTCGACCGCGAGGAGCGTTTCCGCGTGGTGGACAACGCCCTTGGAACCGTTGAAGACGCCGTAAGGTCAGCCGTGCTGTCCAACAGCCACTGA
- a CDS encoding M16 family metallopeptidase: MTDPIQQTRLPSGLTVVTERMDRVETVSFGAYVATGTRNERPEENGVSHFLEHMAFKGTATRSAARIAEEIENVGGHINAYTAREQTAYYVKLLKEDLPLGVDIIGDILTHSTFLPEEVERERGVILQEIGQANDTPDDIIFDHFQETAFTGQPMGMPTLGPEGLIREMSRETLMSYMRTHYTTQNMVVAAAGNLHHDDVVERVSRHFADLPTETVPDRIPGRYTGGEFRLPKELDQAHILLGFPSIRYGGPDYHAALLLSTLLGGGMSSRLFQEIREKRGLVYSVYSFTTPFLDGGLFGIYAGTGGEEARELIPVTLAELQKVQQSVGMDELSRARAQLKSSLLMSLESTGSRCEQIARQLQIFGRLIPIAETVAKIDAVTPADICRVAAKIFSGQPTLASIGPIDGVMTLDTLQGRLAA; the protein is encoded by the coding sequence ATGACCGATCCCATTCAGCAGACACGCCTTCCCTCCGGCCTGACGGTCGTCACAGAACGCATGGACCGCGTCGAAACCGTGTCATTTGGCGCTTATGTCGCCACCGGCACGCGCAATGAGCGCCCCGAAGAGAACGGTGTTTCCCACTTTCTCGAACATATGGCGTTCAAGGGAACGGCCACCCGCTCGGCGGCCCGGATTGCCGAAGAGATCGAGAATGTCGGCGGCCACATCAACGCCTACACGGCCCGCGAGCAGACGGCGTATTACGTCAAGCTGCTCAAGGAAGACCTGCCGCTTGGCGTCGATATCATTGGCGACATCCTGACGCATTCGACCTTCCTGCCGGAAGAAGTCGAGCGTGAGCGTGGTGTGATCCTTCAGGAGATCGGTCAGGCGAACGACACGCCGGACGACATCATCTTCGACCATTTTCAGGAAACGGCGTTCACCGGCCAGCCGATGGGCATGCCGACGCTTGGTCCGGAAGGGCTGATCCGTGAGATGAGTCGTGAGACGCTGATGTCCTACATGCGGACGCATTACACGACGCAGAACATGGTCGTCGCGGCAGCCGGCAACCTGCATCATGATGATGTGGTGGAGCGGGTCAGCCGTCACTTCGCCGATCTGCCGACGGAAACCGTCCCGGATCGTATACCCGGTCGTTATACAGGTGGTGAGTTCCGTCTCCCCAAGGAACTGGATCAGGCGCACATCCTGCTCGGTTTCCCGAGCATCCGTTATGGTGGCCCGGATTATCATGCGGCGCTGCTACTCTCGACGCTGCTCGGCGGCGGTATGTCATCGCGACTGTTTCAGGAAATCCGTGAGAAGCGCGGACTGGTCTATTCGGTCTACTCCTTCACCACGCCGTTCCTTGATGGTGGCCTGTTCGGGATTTACGCGGGAACGGGTGGCGAAGAAGCCCGTGAACTGATTCCGGTGACACTGGCTGAACTTCAGAAAGTGCAGCAGTCGGTCGGTATGGACGAACTGTCCCGCGCCCGAGCGCAGCTGAAATCCTCGCTGCTCATGTCACTGGAAAGCACCGGCAGCCGTTGCGAGCAGATCGCGCGTCAGCTTCAGATATTCGGCCGCCTGATCCCGATCGCCGAAACGGTCGCCAAGATTGATGCGGTGACACCTGCTGATATCTGCCGGGTGGCTGCAAAGATTTTCAGTGGTCAGCCGACACTGGCCTCCATCGGCCCGATTGATGGCGTGATGACGCTCGACACCCTGCAAGGACGACTGGCTGCATGA
- a CDS encoding TldD/PmbA family protein — protein MTDSTPTQAPLDLACELAELARKKGADAADAICVGSTSLGVSVRNGVTDELERSETTDLGLRVFVGKRSAIISTSTLDRGRFDGLVDQALAMAHVLPEDGYAGLPEGIPLIGRLTENSLDLVDTTEPTAEELLARARTTEEAGHAVKGVTNSAGASATWGRSLVALASSAGVAGYYERTRNSVSMSALAGQGTGMQRDWDFHSTVYLSDLEDSAVIGEKAGRNAVARLNPTQPRTGTMPVVYAPRVSNGLLGHLTGAINGAAIARGTSFLKEKMGQRVFAPGIRVLDDPHRKRGLRSKPFDGECVACEPLELVADGVLQHWLLDCRSARQLGLTTNGRASRGTSSPPSPGVSNLYFAPGSVSPAELIADIAEGVYVTEMMGSSINGLTGDYSRGASGFMIRNGQLAEPIAEFTVAGNLLDMFGRLQVADDLSFRFGSDAPTIRIDAMSIAGN, from the coding sequence ATGACAGACTCTACGCCTACTCAGGCTCCTCTCGATCTTGCCTGCGAGCTTGCCGAACTGGCCCGGAAGAAAGGGGCCGACGCGGCGGATGCAATCTGTGTCGGTAGCACGTCGCTCGGTGTCAGCGTCAGAAATGGCGTAACGGACGAACTGGAACGCTCCGAGACGACCGATCTTGGCCTGCGGGTTTTTGTCGGCAAGCGTTCCGCCATTATCTCCACCTCAACGCTGGACAGAGGCCGTTTCGACGGACTGGTCGATCAGGCGCTGGCGATGGCGCATGTCCTGCCGGAAGATGGTTATGCCGGGCTGCCGGAAGGTATTCCGCTGATTGGTCGCCTGACCGAGAACAGTCTCGATCTCGTGGATACGACCGAGCCGACTGCTGAAGAACTTCTGGCTCGCGCGCGCACCACGGAGGAAGCGGGGCATGCCGTTAAAGGCGTGACGAATTCCGCAGGGGCCAGCGCCACATGGGGCCGCAGCCTTGTCGCACTGGCAAGCTCGGCGGGTGTTGCTGGCTACTATGAACGCACACGCAACTCCGTATCCATGAGTGCGCTTGCCGGTCAGGGCACGGGCATGCAGCGGGACTGGGATTTCCATTCCACGGTTTATCTGTCGGATCTGGAAGATTCTGCGGTGATTGGCGAAAAAGCCGGTCGCAATGCGGTAGCGCGGCTCAATCCGACGCAGCCTCGTACCGGCACCATGCCGGTGGTCTATGCGCCGCGTGTGTCCAATGGACTGCTCGGTCATCTGACGGGGGCGATCAATGGTGCTGCGATTGCACGTGGCACCTCGTTCCTGAAAGAGAAAATGGGGCAGCGGGTTTTCGCGCCCGGCATTCGGGTGCTGGATGACCCACACAGAAAGCGTGGTCTGCGCTCCAAACCTTTCGATGGTGAGTGCGTGGCGTGCGAGCCTCTGGAACTTGTCGCGGACGGTGTGTTGCAGCATTGGCTGCTCGACTGCCGCAGTGCCCGTCAGCTTGGTCTCACCACCAATGGACGGGCAAGTCGGGGCACATCCTCGCCTCCGTCTCCCGGCGTTTCCAACCTGTATTTTGCGCCCGGATCGGTGTCGCCTGCCGAATTGATCGCGGATATTGCGGAAGGTGTGTATGTCACCGAGATGATGGGCTCGTCGATCAACGGTCTGACCGGCGATTACAGTCGCGGTGCATCCGGCTTCATGATCCGCAACGGACAACTGGCTGAACCGATTGCGGAATTCACAGTTGCCGGCAATCTTCTGGACATGTTTGGCCGTCTACAAGTGGCGGACGATCTCTCTTTCCGGTTTGGTTCCGACGCACCGACAATCCGTATCGACGCCATGAGCATCGCTGGAAACTGA